Proteins from one Cicer arietinum cultivar CDC Frontier isolate Library 1 chromosome 3, Cicar.CDCFrontier_v2.0, whole genome shotgun sequence genomic window:
- the UGT72Z1 gene encoding hydroquinone glucosyltransferase, translated as MAKTIHIAVISIPAFSHQASIIQFCKNLIHLHNHFHITCIFPTIDSPLPSTLTLLKSLPPNINYTFLPPINKQNLPQHLSPAVQIQLAVSQSMPSFHNTILSLSSSSTTPILALISDPFANESLEIAKRFNLLSYIYFPPSAMTLSLFIHLPKLHEEVSCEYRDHKEAIQIPGCIPIHGNDLPEHFQHRSSLAYDLILQRCKRLNLADGFLVNSFMKMEENTLEALEEQNREKHNGSVFFVGPIIQNGTNNESKGSDSDLECMKWLENQIPNSVLYVSFGSGGTLSQEQLNELAFGLELSGQNFLWVLRAPSDTSNEAYLGVKNNDDPLNFLPKGFIERTKGKGFVIVNWGPQTQILSHISVGGFLTHCGWNSVLESVVLGVPMIAWPLFAEQKLNAVLLCDGLKVAIRPKINENGLVEREEIVKVIKGVMLDGEENGIRERIGELRDGAVDALKDNGSSTRAILEFGNCLKRFGRNI; from the coding sequence atgGCCAAAACAATTCATATAGCAGTAATTTCAATCCCTGCATTTAGCCACCAAGCTTCCATCATTCAATTCTGCAAAAACCTCATTCATCTCCATAATCACTTCCACATAACATGCATCTTCCCAACCATTGATTCACCTCTTCCATCCACCCTCACATTACTcaaatctcttcctccaaacATCAACTACACATTCCTTCCACCAATCAACAAACAAAACCTCCCACAACATCTTTCTCCAGCAGTTCAAATCCAACTTGCAGTTTCTCAATCCATGCCATCTTTCCACAACACAATCTTATCCCTCTCTTCATCATCAACAACACCAATTCTTGCTCTAATTTCCGATCCTTTCGCTAACGAATCGCTCGAAATAGCGAAAAGATTCAACCTTTTATCTTATATTTACTTCCCTCCTTCTGCAATGACACTCTCACTTTTCATTCATTTACCAAAACTTCATGAAGAAGTTTCATGTGAATATAGAGATCACAAAGAAGCTATTCAAATTCCAGGTTGTATCCCTATTCATGGCAATGATTTACCTGAACATTTTCAACACCGATCTAGTCTTGCTTATGATTTGATTCTGCAACGTTGCAAAAGACTCAATCTTGCTGATGGGTTTTTGGTTAACAGTTTcatgaaaatggaagaaaataCATTGGAAGCCTTAGAAGAacaaaacagagaaaaacaCAATGGTTCTGTTTTTTTTGTGGGACCCATTATTCAAAATGGGACAAATAATGAATCAAAAGGGTCAGATTCAGATTTAGAGTGTATGAAGTGGTTGGAGAATCAAATTCCTAACTCAGTTTTATATGTGTCTTTTGGAAGTGGTGGAACACTTTCTCAAGAACAATTAAATGAGTTAGCTTTTGGGTTAGAATTGAGTGGTCAAAATTTTTTATGGGTTTTAAGAGCACCTAGTGATACATCAAATGAAGCTTATCTTGGTGTTAAAAATAATGATGaccctttaaattttttaccaaAAGGGTTTATAGAAAGAACAAAAGGAAAAGGGTTTGTTATTGTTAATTGGGGTCCACAAACACAAATTTTGAGTCATATTTCAGTTGGTGGATTTTTGACTCATTGTGGTTGGAATTCAGTGCTTGAGAGTGTTGTGTTGGGAGTGCCTATGATTGCTTGGCCATTATTTGCTGAACAAAAATTGAATGCTGTGTTGTTATGTGATGGACTTAAAGTGGCAATTAGGCCAAAGATTAATGAGAATGGTTTGGTTGAAAGAGAGGAAATTGTTAAGGTAATTAAAGGGGTGATGTTGGATGGTGAAGAAAATGGGATTAGGGAAAGGATTGGAGAGTTGAGAGATGGTGCTGTTGATGCTTTGAAAGATAATGGGTCTTCTACAAGGGCAATATTGGAATTTGGTAATTGTTTGAAGAGATTTGGGAGGAATATATAA
- the UGT72X1 gene encoding hydroquinone glucosyltransferase, which translates to MAKTTHIAVIPSPGFSHLVPILEFTKRLVTNHPNFHITCIIPSLGSPPNSSKSYLQTIPPNINSIFLPPINKHDLPQGAYPGVIIQLTVTLSLPSIHQALKSLNSKAPLVALIADSFAFEALDFAKEFNSLSYLYFPSSAMNLSLSLHLVKLDEEVSCEYKDLQEPIKLQGCVPIHGRDLPAPTKMRSNDAYKKFLQRAKSMYFFDGILCNSFLELESGAIKALEEKGHHENGKKISIFPVGPITQKGSSASSNDVDEFECLKWLKNQPQNSVLYVSFGSGGTLSLRQINELAYGLELSDQRFLWVLRAPSDSVSADYFEDANVDPLKFLPKGFLERTKEKGLVLASWAPQVEVLKQSSVGGFLSHCGWNSILESIQEGVPIVAWPLFAEQAMNAVMLSDGLEVAIRLKFEDDEIVEKEKIAKVVKCLMEGEEGKGIRERMKVLKDGAAKALKDDGSSIQTLSYLANQWENFGGI; encoded by the coding sequence ATGGCAAAAACAACTCACATAGCTGTTATTCCAAGTCCTGGTTTCAGCCACCTAGTCCCAATACTAGAATTCACAAAACGTTTAGTCACAAACCACCCAAATTTTCACATCACTTGCATCATTCCCTCACTTGGGTCACCCCCAAATTCCTCAAAATCATACCTCCAAACAATTCCACCAAACATAAACTCAATCTTTCTTCCACCAATCAACAAACATGACTTACCTCAAGGAGCATACCCAGGAGTCATTATTCAACTCACTGTTACTCTCTCTTTACCATCAATTCATCAAGCTTTGAAATCATTGAATTCAAAAGCACCTTTAGTTGCTTTGATTGCTGATTCTTTTGCATTTGAAGCACTTGATTTTGCTAAAGAGTTTAACTCTCTGTCTTATCTTTACTTCCCTAGTTCAGCTATGAATCTATCACTTTCTTTACATTTGGTAAAACTTGATGAAGAGGTTTCATGTGAGTATAAAGATTTACAAGAACCTATAAAGTTACAAGGATGTGTGCCAATTCATGGTCGTGATCTTCCAGCTCCAACAAAAATGAGATCAAATGATGCTTACAAAAAGTTTCTTCAACGTGCAAAAAGTATGTATTTTTTTGATGGAATCTTGTGTAATAGCTTCTTGGAATTGGAATCAGGTGCTATAAAGGCATTAGAAGAAAAGGGTCATcatgaaaatggaaaaaaaattagtatttttccTGTTGGGCCTATTACACAAAAAGGGTCATCTGCATCAAGCAATGATGTTGATGAGTTTGAATGTTTAAAATGGTTGAAAAACCAACCACAAAATTCTGTTTTGTATGTTTCATTTGGAAGTGGTGGAACACTTTCTCTAAGGCAAATCAATGAGCTAGCTTATGGTTTAGAATTGAGTGATCAAAGATTCTTGTGGGTTTTGAGAGCACCAAGTGATTCAGTTAGTGCTGATTACTTTGAAGATGCAAATGTTGACCCTTTGAAGTTTTTACCAAAAGGGTTTTTGGAAAGAACCAAAGAGAAAGGTTTGGTTTTGGCATCATGGGCACCTCAAGTTGAAGTACTTAAGCAAAGTTCAGTTGGTGGATTTTTAAGCCATTGTGGTTGGAATTCAATTTTGGAGAGTATTCAAGAGGGGGTGCCAATAGTAGCTTGGCCTTTGTTTGCTGAACAAGCAATGAATGCAGTTATGTTAAGTGATGGTCTTGAAGTGGCAATTAGGTTGAAATTTGAAGATGATGAGATTGTTGAAAAGGAGAAAATTGCAAAGGTTGTTAAGTGCTTAATGGAAGGGGAAGAAGGTAAAGGAATCAGGGAAAGAATGAAAGTTTTAAAAGATGGTGCTGCTAAAGCACTGAAAGATGATGGTTCTTCAATACAAACCCTGTCTTATTTGGCTAATCAATGGGAAAATTTTGGTGGAATTTAG